GAGGTAGGGTTTTGGGAGGAACAAGCATGATTAACGCCGGCTTCTTTTCGCGAGCGGACGAGGGCTTCTTTTCACAGTCCGGCGTGAAATGGGAAATGGATATAGTTGAGAAGGCGTTTGAGTGGGTGGAAAAGAGCATAGTGTTCCGGCCAAGGTTGCCCGTTTGGCAATCTGCAGTGAAAGATGGTTTGTTAGAAGCTGGTGTGGGTCCTGACAATGAGTTTCTTTTGAAGCACGAGCTTGGCACCAAAGTCTCTGGTTCAACCTTCGATGAAGTTGGGAGAAGGCATGGAGCTGTGGAGCTTCTTAATAAGGCAAACTTGAAGAACTTGCGAGTTGCTGTTCGTGCCACTGTTGAGAGAATCATCTTCTCCACGAAAGAATCaagtaataatatatttgtttattattaCTCATCgatataaattgtttgtgttttaCTAAATTTTAAACTAACACATGACTTCTTATGGGACAGGAAATTATCACTCTATTGATGACATTGATGACTGTCCACGTACGTAAGAAAGTTTAGCATGTGAATTATTTTTCCAATGAGCAAATATTTCATATAAAATAAAGCAAATTTTACATTTTAAGCTCTTTTCTCTTTAATGGTTATCTAAAATGGAAGTTTAGATCGTAGTAAGAATATAAGTTTATAGAGTAGGAGAACATTATGTTACATTGTATAGAATAAAAGGTATAGTAAAACATATTGAGTTATATCTAAAAACCAATTAATTATAGGGGAAGTAACCTAATAATTATGAAATTGGTGGTTTGTGTTGTGAAATAAACATTTTGATAATACATAATAAAGTCAATATTTCAACAGAACCGTCTGCAATTGGAGTGATATATAGTGATTCAAATGGCAAGTCTCACACAGTATTACTTAGACACAAAGGAGAAGTTATATTAAGTGCAGGCGCAATCGGAAGCCCTCAACTTCTACTACTCAGTGGAATTGGCCCACATTCATACCTTTCATCACTTCATATCCCCGTAGTCCACTCCCAACCCAATGTAGGAGATTCTATAACTGATAACCCTCGTAACAACGTTAATCTAGTTATCCCATCTCCAACCGAGCCTTCCCCAGTCCAAGTCGTAGGAATCACAAACCATTATTTCATCGAAACCATCTCTGCTAATCTTCCCTCTTCTCTCACTCCATCACCTTTCAGCCTTTACCCTAAGTCCTCCACCACACACCATTTGAGTATGGCCATCATCGGCGAAAAGCTAAGACAACCCTTGTCGAGTGGCTCGCTGTGGTTGGCTTCGTCAACCGACGTGAGAGTCGCTCCACATGTGCGCTTCAACTACTTTGCTCACCCGAAAGACCTTTCCCATTGTGTTACTGGAATGAGGAAGATTGGGGAGGTGTTAAAGGCCAAGTCCCTGGAACGATTTAAGATGGTGGATTCTGAAGGAGAAAGAAGATTTATGTATTTTGGTCCATCTTTGCCGACGAACCAGTCGGACGAGTCGGCGATGGAAGAGTTTTGCCGAAGCACGGTGACCACCATTTGGCATTACCACGGCGGAAGTGCAGTTGGGAAAGTTGTTAATGGTGATTTTCAGGTTATGGGGGTTAGCTCTCTTCGCGTTGTCGATGGTTCAACTTTTCGTCTctctcccgggaccaatcctcAGGCCACTCTCATGATGTTGGGCCGGTAAGTTggttaaattatatttattaactaTACACGCATCCAAACAACTCAAATCAGTACCTGAAATAAAAGAGTTAATAGTATGCAAAAGTAATAATAATTGACTTATATTTATTAATCAAGATTATCTATGTGTCAAACCAATCTAATTGTGACACCTTATATTGAAACTTAACTTGTTAAGAGatagttttttttataaatgaaatattaaatataaaGTGTGACAAGTTAGACACAATATGAGACACACTAATTTGACCTGGGATCTTGATTTTATATTTACATCTAAAACTATTATATATCCAGTCGCTAACCTACTATTACatgagaaatttgtgaaaatgaattttttttaaatgattttgtACTCTGACattcttttgataattttttgcaaaatgacatatttttaaaatttgacccgttatttaaatttttcgaccagcttTCTAAAATGTTTGACTTCCtatttgaatttttcgaccacctgtctaaattttcaaCTAATtgtttaaattacaaaaaattattttacaaagaattattaaaactagactagagtacaaaataattttaaaaaataggctATTTTACCGAAAGACGCTTATTATAAAAGCATTACATGATTCATGACAActacttaaatttcaaaatcatTATATTTGTTAAgtgcaataaaaaaaatatgatactTTCCTAATTAATACTTACAAAAATAATAACTTTCTAAATTGTGagactttttatatataaaataaaacaaaagatttttttttatttagagcCTCTTTATATTTGGAATTGGgcttgatattttattttgaacTTATTGTATTATATTTGCTTGGCCCAAAACAAGTTGTATTAGTTCATAAAATTCTAGCATGGAAATCTTTATCATAACTCTTTTGCAATTTTGTTTGATTAATTTGAGCAGGTATGTGGGGCTTAAGATGCTGCAGGAAAGAGAAGCTGAAATAAATGCAAAGTATTAGTTCATAAAATTCTAGCATGCaaatcttttaataataataataaatctaaaTAAACTCATTTACGTACCTCTATTATTAATTGTAAGTTATCATTTCAAAACTATCTTCAATTAATTTAATCTGTCAAGTGACTATAAATTCATTTCAGAAATAGATGGTCAGTATTAGAGTGAAAAGTCTCTAAATAGAATCAGTGATTAATTTCTTTGCATTAATCAACTAACCAATAAGTAAAGCAAATgtgaaaaaaaatcacaaatcccCAAATTTTCTGTCTCTTCCGTATCCCACCAATTATTTAAagatactttatttatttatttaatatatatttaaattatttacaattttt
The Humulus lupulus chromosome 6, drHumLupu1.1, whole genome shotgun sequence DNA segment above includes these coding regions:
- the LOC133783057 gene encoding (R)-mandelonitrile lyase 1-like, with the protein product MEPIAYINLSLFLILFVNNFHHQLQVLALATSGSDHDFRYMESVYDATEMSSEEEYYDYIIIGGGTAGCPLAATLSQNYSVLVLERGSDPTSHPNVLHLSGFFANLMQEEADDNGGVAPAQRFTSEDGVENVRGRVLGGTSMINAGFFSRADEGFFSQSGVKWEMDIVEKAFEWVEKSIVFRPRLPVWQSAVKDGLLEAGVGPDNEFLLKHELGTKVSGSTFDEVGRRHGAVELLNKANLKNLRVAVRATVERIIFSTKESKPSAIGVIYSDSNGKSHTVLLRHKGEVILSAGAIGSPQLLLLSGIGPHSYLSSLHIPVVHSQPNVGDSITDNPRNNVNLVIPSPTEPSPVQVVGITNHYFIETISANLPSSLTPSPFSLYPKSSTTHHLSMAIIGEKLRQPLSSGSLWLASSTDVRVAPHVRFNYFAHPKDLSHCVTGMRKIGEVLKAKSLERFKMVDSEGERRFMYFGPSLPTNQSDESAMEEFCRSTVTTIWHYHGGSAVGKVVNGDFQVMGVSSLRVVDGSTFRLSPGTNPQATLMMLGRYVGLKMLQEREAEINAKY